Genomic window (Eubalaena glacialis isolate mEubGla1 chromosome X, mEubGla1.1.hap2.+ XY, whole genome shotgun sequence):
TAACTCGACACAGAGTCTTATTAAGTAGAGAAAGTAAAATATTGATGCACGATGTGGCTTCCTGGGTGGAAGGTGGCTTCCAGGAGCACTGGAGTGGGAGTCAGGAAGCCTGGAGTCTAACAGACCCAGTGCTGCCAATTATAAGGTGAGaggccttgggcaggtcacttggcctgtctggcctcagttttcctcatctgttcatTGGGGTGTTGGCCCAGTTGGTCTCTAGAGACCCTCCCAATTTGCCCAGTCTTTGATCTGTGAGCCATTCCTCCTTCTATGATCAACTATTTTCATGCCTGGGGCGCCAGGAGGGAAGCTATGCTCCTTCAGGGTGGCAGAGGGATTGGGTCAGAATCCCTTCTGCAGTGTGAGACTTACTAGAGCTTAGTTTTCTTCCCCAGCATGTATCCTTGGGATTTCTAGCCAGACCCCCTGGAAAGGTACCTGCTGGGCACTGCCCCAGCTGTCCGGGGACAAAGGTGaccttcctccctgccccattTCCTGCAGGCAGTGAGCTctgcagccccagcccaggctctGGCAGCTTCGGGGAGGAACCACCTGCCCCCCAGTACACAGGGCCCTTCTGTGGCCGGGCACGAGTCCACACCGACTTCACTCCCAGCCCCTATGACCACGACTCACTGAAACTGCAGGTAAGGTTGGCATCCAGGCCCCTGCTGAGCCTGGCAGGCTGTACCCCACACAGGTAGAGGGTACAGGAGGCCAAGGGGCCACCTCACCCCCGCTCTGTTCTGCTCTGCTCTCCTCCCACAGAAAGGAGATGTGATCCAGATCATCGAAAAGCCGCCTGTGGGCACGTGGCTGGGCCTGCTCAATGGCAGGCTGGGCTCTTTCAAGTTCATCTACGTGGACGTGCTGCCCGAGGAGGCTGTGGGACCTGCCCGCCCCAGCCGCCGACAGAGCAAGGGCAAGAGGCCCAAGCCCAAGACCCTGCATGAGCTGCTGGAGCGCATCGGCCTTGAGGTTTGAGCTGGGGCCTAGTCTAGTGTCTAGGAGCAAGGGATGGGGGCCAGGGCAGGTCAGCTCTGCGGGGAGAGACGGGTCCTAGGTGGGGGCGGCTTGTAAGCGGCTGCGCTGGTGGCCTGCTTCTGCCCACAGGAGCACACGTCCACCCTGCTGCTCAACGGCTACCAGACGCTGGAGGACTTCAAAGAGCTGCGGGAAACACACCTCAACGAGCTGAATATCATGGACCCACAGCATCGGGCCAAGCTGCTCACGGCTGCCGAGCTGCTGCTGGACTACGACAGTGAGTGGCTTAGGAGCGGGGGAGGGGCGTGAGCGCTGGTGCTGGGCGTGTTGGGCGTGTTGGGCGGGGAGGCCTGCCTGGTCCTGCCCAGGCGCCCCTCTGCAGCGGGCAGGCACCTTCCACACTTGAATGCCAGTCTCGGGCAGAGCTTGTGATGAGAAGGGGTTTTAGGAACGATCGGGCTCAACTCCCTTTGGGATCAAACGGGAGACTTAGGGCCGGAGAAGATAAGGCGTGGACTCGAGGCCTCCACATTGGGTAACGACAGAGCCACGATTCAAGAGCAGGTGTCCTGGCTACTAGCTCAGTGCTGAGGAAGTCTGAGCTCCTGGGCGGGAGAGCTGGCCTGGAAACCACTCCCACCAGAAGGGCCGAGAAAGGGCAGGGGTGGTTGGTGGTGGGCGACCAGAAGAGATGGCCTCCGGCGGGCTTCCCAGGGTCCCTCCACCCACATGGGCCCCCAGGGTTTCTGAAGCCCCTCCTAGCTAAGGGCCAAGCCCCCCacattcctctccctccctggcccctggCAGCCGGCAGCGAGGAGGCGGAAGAGGGCGCCGAGAGCGGCCAGGAGCCAGTGGCGCACACGGTGGCGGAGCCCAAGGTGGACATCCCGCGTGACTCGGGCTGCTTCGAGGGCTCAGAGAGCGGGCGCGACGAGGCAGAGCTGGCGGGAGCCGAGGAGCAGCTACACGGCCTCTCCCTGGCCGGGGCACCTTGAGGCGGCAGTGTGGGCCGAGGCTGGGCCCGAGCAGCCCAGGCCGCGGGGCTGGACCCAGCCTCCCGCGGTGGCCCCGGGCCGGAGGACTGGCACCGAGCCCGGCCCCGCTCCCCCAGGGGTGCCtagggcagcagaggccggccGAGCCCTACAGGCGCTGCCGGAGTGCACGCCAAGCCAAGCCGCCGAAGCCGGGCCGCCTCCCTCCACCAGCTACTTGACAGCACAGCCCTTCCAGCTGCGGCCGGAGCAAGGGGGGCACTGAGGGGCCACCGGGCCCACGTCCCTCACCACCAAGGCCTCCAAACCCTCCTTGCCTCCACACCACCCTCCCCTGTCGCGCTGCTCCTGGAAAGGGGGCCGAGTCGGTGGTTCAGGTCAATCTCAATACCCTAGGGAACCTGGTCATTGAAAAGATCTCTAACTGATCACAGGTGAATCCAGATTCTCTAAATAAGGTTTGAAGAAAGCCACGTGTACATGTATCTTTCCTACTTTCTTCACCTTAATTTTCTTACAGGTTTAGCCACTAAATCACTGTGCCACTTGAACCGAGTGCCTTCCTCAATCTGGGTCTAGGACGGGTCAGGATAAGAATGGATAGTTGCTGAGGGCCAACTCTGACATTCTGTGATATTAAACGTCTGCTGTCCCGTTACCTGTGGCCCAGGACACCAGTGGGGTTTACTaagggggctggagggggccttggGCTCCCAAATGAAAcatctcctcctgctcctccatTCCATACTTCCCCACGTAACTCAAGCCAAGCTGCAACTCCCCCAGCTTAGAACAATGCCCACACCTCAGACAACAAGCGCCCTCCCCTTCCACTCCCAGCCCCTTAAATGACACTTCACCCAAGGCCAATGGCAGATGGCCCGACCTGGCTTCCAAGGGCAGACCGGCCCCTCAGAAGCAAGACTTGGCCTCTCATGTGGGTCCTTACAAGCAAAGAAAGCACAAAGCTTGATACTGGGGAGTCCACTACCCCACCTTTACTCTGCTAAAGGTTTTGATGTACCTTGAGCTCCAGAAGGGGAGGGAGAGTCAAGTATCCTGGTACTTGACCCCAGTACCAAGTCCATGCCCAGAATTCCCAGAGTAACCCTTTCCCGGGGCTCAACTGGCCTGAGGGCAAACAGTGCCCGCCATGTCTTGGACTGCCTGTTTAGTGGACACTTTTGGACCTAGTACCAGGAACTCTGGTAGAAGCCATCTTGGGGGAGCGGTTTGGGTGTAAATAtgaggggggtggagggagatggGTTGGTAGCAATAAACAGGTAGAACTAAATTACCGTCTCCGGTTCTCTTTCCTATGGAGCgttgggggggtgggtggaacAGACCAGTCTCCTTCAAAGCTGGACTCGGCAAAATGTTCTCCACTGTCAGGGCCGTCTGTCCCTTCCCCAAAGATGCTCAGTGCCCTTGACCCTGCTGACCACTAACCAGCCCTCCTCAGAGCTCAGGCTCCCGTGGCCACCAGCCTTGCTGGGGTCTGAGGGGGGGGGTAGCTATTCCCCTCTTCCTAGAACTATTCATTGCCCACCCAGCCCCCCGCACCCCGCGACAGAGGGCCTGCTCCGAGGGTTGTCCAAGAGGGAGATCTGCAGTGAGCAGGACCTTCCCTCTGAGGTCACCTCTTCCTGGGTCCCACCGTGTGCCCACTGAAGCTACACCATCTCCTGGGAGGTGAGCTGGAGACTCCTGGCTTCCTTTGGTTCTCCGGCATTAACTGCACTAGGGAGAGCAAACTGGAGTGTGAGCTTTGTTCTCAGCTGCACTCGTCCCACTACCCTTAGTGGCTTCGGGCAGCCCAAATGGCCTCACCGCCCTAGTGGTACTGAATAGTTGCTGTCATTTCGTAAGCAGCGACACGTGTGCTGGGCTCCACGTGCTTTGCATGTATCTCTCCTGTGATCCTCATGCTATCCCCTCCCCCTGAGGTAGTACCATCATCTTCCCAatctacagaggaggaaactgaggctcagacaggttgAAGATGTTGAGTGGGAAGCCCAACAAGCTTTCAGAGCCCCGCCAGCCTTCCGGAGGGCAATCTATCACTCTGTGATGTGCCTCTGACACCCTTTGACCCAGCCATTCCCTTCCCAGGATTCCATCCCTACAAAGAGCCACACGAGTGCCCACAAATATATGGACAAAGATATTCACGACAGCTTTGTGTAAGAAATTGGGAACAACGCAAATGGGGAATTAGTTAGATACCTTATGGTTCATTCATACAGTATCATTAAACATGACgttgtagaaaaatatttaatgacacggggaaaatctttgtgattttttattgtttaaattgaaattttaaaattatacaaataacgTACAAACGTTCTTGAAAAAGAAGTCTGTGCAATATCATGGGGGAAAAGTGagtaataaactttatttatagggtgattccatttttatttaagaaaaggaaacatacacaagaataaagaCCAGAAAAATCTGCACCAAATGGTTACCAGTGATCTTgtgagggggtgggtgggattaGGGGAGCGAGGAAGAGAAGTGTTCACTTAATACATTCTTGTCTTATTTGAAtttcaaaagtattatttttatatctgtaaaaaggaacaatattttaatttttgaaaacaatgaaactaaataaataaataggcctAAGCCTCCAATTTACAGTAGCGGCAAAGTCATGATCCTGCTGCCTTTTGATGCAGGCTTTTGGAAAGATGGGGAGTGGGGGTGAATAAGACCCAAAGTGCTTAAAATCCACATACACCAAGGGGAGCCTATCAGAGGAGATTCCTAAACCTTTGAAACCCCCTGGGTAATACCTATCTATTAGCTCCAAGCTGGGGAGAGGAAAACTTCAGAAAAAGAGGAATGACTGAGAAAGTGATGTTTTAAAGTCCTCCCCTGCCctgggtggggggtgtgtgtctCAGAGCTACGGGGCTTCAGTTTGGTCTGTAGGCTGAATACGGCTGAAAGTAGGTAGTTGTGCAAGGGCTCCAATGATCA
Coding sequences:
- the SASH3 gene encoding SAM and SH3 domain-containing protein 3 → MLRRKPSNASEKEPTQKKKLSLQRSSSFKDFAKSKPSSPVVSEKEFNLDDNIPEDDSGVPTPEDAGKSSKKLGKKWRAVISRTMNRKMGKMMVKALSEEMGDTLEEGSASPTSPDCSLDSPGPEKMALAFSEQEERELPALSRQASTGSELCSPSPGSGSFGEEPPAPQYTGPFCGRARVHTDFTPSPYDHDSLKLQKGDVIQIIEKPPVGTWLGLLNGRLGSFKFIYVDVLPEEAVGPARPSRRQSKGKRPKPKTLHELLERIGLEEHTSTLLLNGYQTLEDFKELRETHLNELNIMDPQHRAKLLTAAELLLDYDTGSEEAEEGAESGQEPVAHTVAEPKVDIPRDSGCFEGSESGRDEAELAGAEEQLHGLSLAGAP